Below is a window of Cydia splendana chromosome 3, ilCydSple1.2, whole genome shotgun sequence DNA.
agttatactctttggtcttctgtataacttgccgcagcgtatggatgtggtctatggtactatagccttttcggaaaccggcttgttcgggaggctggaagtcatcaagtctgtgttcgagacggttcgtgatgacccttgaaaacagcttatagacatggctcagaagcgtgatgggtctgtagttcttcaataggttgttatcaccttttttgaagaacagcaccacctcgcctctattccatgtttcaggcgttatgccctcggacaagacggaattaaagagcttctggaggactttaagtaccggtgttccacccgctctcagaagctctgaagtgattccgtctttgcccggcgccttgttgttcttaagctgcttcagggccatcctaatctcgtacagactgatgtccgggatatcttcggtataatgtcgggacagcttggctcttggatctcctaccaagctgtcaacgggctttgcgatcgaagtgtataactgtccatagaacctctcaatctcacctaaaacctccgctttgctcgacgctatgctgccatcttcccgtttcagctttgtcagctggctttgcccaatagacttgtcctttgcgaacactttggagccttggtttcgctcaatagtctctttaatacggttagtattaaagagacgcagatcatgtcgcaaggacttacaCATCTTATACAATCTATAAATCTTTGAGGATAAGTATGCCTAAGCTAAATTTTTATCGGACTTTCGCATTTCACTGTGGAGGTAGCAccgtcgcatttttatcgcttgtcaccatgcctgtcacgttctaacaagtatgtaagtgcgaaagtgacgggcatagcgATAGGCGAAAAAAATGGAACCGTACTACGCCCGCTGGTGTACCTACGTTTATAACTATCCCGATTCTAAACCTATAGTGTAGGTAGTTCCCAAGATATTTAGGTACGTATGAAATAGactgacggacagacagacagagtcgCAAATAGGGCCCTTCGTTTGATAGATGATTGATTACATCATATCGCGTAAGCTCAAATAAATgtctttataattattaatgtaaGGAGTTTACGGGAATTATGGGTGAAGAAACATCAGAACTAGTCCTTGCATAATAGCGTGAAATCATTTAAATAGGCTTAAAGGAAACACATCTAGGTAGCTAAAAAGTTTATTCAAAAATTACGGAATATACAATATTATGTAGCTCGGAAGATagcgtaataggtacacgaGTTAGATCGGAGGCCCTGGGAAATACGATCTATACTTTTCAGCTAAGATAGACAAATTATGATTTAGATTAGATCTAAAAATTGGACATTTATCTTGTAGCCATAGTACTATTTCCGAAACAGAAAGGTTAACAGCATAGGTAGGTCACAATCCTATCCTGTGCGTCATCCTTATGAATTTAATTGTCTCATCCACTCTACGAGTAATACCTACATCGTAGTAGCTACCTACTACGATGTAGGTACTCGTACATCGTAGTAGGTAGCATGTTAGTCTATCTCATTTCTTCTGACTTTTATCTCGTTTCCCACTTAAAAGACTAACTAAGTAGCAGTACCACGGTTTCGCGGGGGGTTTATCTTCCTTCGGCCACCGGCGCAGCTCTGGTCTGATGCTGGGGCACCTTTTCTTGTATTCGAGGTATCGGTACACCTTGTAAGCAGCAGCGAGCACGGCGATGAACATGGCGGCGAGTATGGTGCGGCCCCACTTTCTAATAGATCCTCCTACTCCTGTTGGAAGGTTAAAAGTGTTAGCATCGTGAAAGTGCATCTTTtaataagtataggtacctacttgcgaAACTTATCTGGTGACGTTCCACGGCTGGATTAGAAattttatagtaggtaataattttatagaagagTCGAATCGACTCtatctctttccgcacagaccctagTAAGGCGCATTGGGGGTTATCACATATTTCTGCTAAGAGCGACAGCAGTATATAAGGTGTTCTGGGAAAGGTTAGATGTAATAAAATAAGCTCTTTAAACTCTCAGCCCACCGTCGCGGGATTCACGGGCCATAATCCCTCTTATGGGCCTCAGGTAAATACGACCCATAATCTAAGTTTACTATGCGCTTAGAGGTATGAGCCAAGCAACGCTTCAGACTCCTAAAGTAAAGAAATTAAAACATACCTTCATCTGATTTTCCACTAGGGGTCGTAGTAGGTCTAGGAGGCATACTGTGATTAAATTTGTGGGTGCTTGCAAATCATGGTTTGCTTCGCTATTTTTGGTTATTAGGACAAAGCAAAGCAAACCATGCTTTTGCTGAAGATTTTACTTATCTCACATAAATAACTGTGACATGCCTACTGACAGTGTAGTAGATAGATTACTAGGTATTGTCCACAGACAAAGGCGGTTACCTATTTTATATTTCTCTGTCGCCGCTGCAGAGGCTGCAATATAAAAAGTTTaatttatagtccggtggccgactaCATGAAACTCTACCGAGAGCAGTGAACGAACGGGAGTCCTACAGTACGGCCTCGATAATCCGTACACAGGCTAATCCGAACGTCGCTGTAATCCGAACTGCCGAGTAACCCCCTTTCTTTAAGGGATAAAGCCTTTCTTTGCTTGGTCAATAAATAGAACCCGGCACACTAAATTAGATGAGTTCTTAAAAATGATTTCGAGTTCTCAAAATGGTAACAGGTTAGGGCTTAGCAAAATATGATTTCGAGTTCTCAAAATGGTAACAGGTTAGGGCTTAGCAAAAAGAAACTGCATTTTAtgcagaaagcaagccgctttgcccagtgatactAGGGATCAATACAAATGATTTCATCCGAAATTTCTGCCACCAATTTATAAATGCTATAAACGAGAATGCCATACCGTAGCGAGACTAGCGAGGATGCCGAAAGCGATGGGACAATCCTCCAGTTTTAAAGGGCTTTGGAGTATAGTGTGAATCAAACGATCTGATctagtttactcaaagagtctcaagaatacaataccattgagtggtaaaccacaaattaggataatcccctcgtagtaaaagcagattataaccgccttgaaatgttagtatagattaacgactctatttctttaaacaatagactacaaaatacactaactaaataatggctaacctaactttttttgcatttaacaaccATAGACACTCAAAAAGAACACACTCAGTAGAAAAACAGCTATGAGTACCAAACATTCCATTATATTTTCGGCTCTATAGTCTTACCATAAGGATAAAAATGCTTTGAAGGTAAGAATAACATTCACACGTTTTGCATTTAGAGATAACAGATGTGCCGCCAGGGTCGTACTCGCATTGTTGCAATTGATAAGCACGTGGTTTATCTGTTTATGTCGGAATGTTATTTAGTGGTAATTTTTTCTGACCTTCACCTAACTACAATTGTAATAAAAGAGCGAGCGagacaccaataaaaaaaaattacctggcCTGTTATCAAATTGTGGGACACATTATGATATGATTGTAGTTTTAAATCTTAGTGTCTAACTGGCTTTCGCTCGTTCAGTACATGTGTTTTTATTCAATTCCTACTGATCTTGTACGCAACTTGGCTAAGTTTTGCCGGACATTCCCTGCTTTCGATTGGATTTTGTACCTTGTGATTTTAACCACCCTGGCTACGTTTTACTGTActtgataataattatgtggCGACCGTGGGTCAATGCGAGTGCAAGTGGAcattaactaatatgtataataattatacatttttatctttctacatattttatttaacaccagaatacgtccctgtcgtggctaaggtgcatgtgactttccaaaagattgaatatgatattatctttttagaccattttaaccccattcaacaagaaataaggtttagaattcaatatacatgcaatgtacttctaacttattttgtaagtaaattggttggcgcctacgagaacaaaagcagataataggattgtaatagaacaatgccattgttagtacaggtaagtgaacaagatCAGTTCAAAAAATTTTACCTATAATTTAAGATGAAATTTTGTACCACTTTTTCCATTTGCGCAAACTTGCCAagttaagccgcggccgacctaCTGAAGCCTGCTACTACTGaagctactaaaagtcagctacccctacagagtacccatcttaggtattttctattttttatcaGGTAGAGTCTCGTAGGACTTATACATGATAtggatagagtctgtgcggaaagaaaagGGTTGTAGAATGTATTTGACgccatacctacttacatttcacgactcttctctttccgcacagactctaaataTTATTTCTGTAACAATTTTATGGGCTTTGGGCCTGAAATAAAcgtttcattattattattttacgaatgaattccattcataCTGGGTCCATGCATTTTTGCTGCTGTACATAACCTATTTTGTTACTGGACCTTTTTACATAAAGTGTACAGACGATTAAGTAGACCTGTCACATTCCAAGTTTGAACAGTTttgaccaaagagaatataacacTAGGTAGGTACGTTGCCTTGACAATCTTGACATGGGAGTTTTTTGAGTAATATTTAACAAATCGAATTAACTTAAAATCATCAATTCATTAAAGGCATTAAAGCGACAATTTTCGTACGcgctttttttattgtaattgttttTGTGAGATGGTCGGCAAGAGCGATGCTAAGAACAGCCGAATCTTCCACCAGTCCTATGTGAAATGTTGCAAGTTACAAAACTTGACTCCTCTAAATACCTTGATCCCTTCGGCCAATGGAAAGCTACTGGATTTCTGCGTGGACAGGATCAAATATCCGGAGTGGCCGCCCATATTGAACGCCCTGAGCTGCGATCTGAGTTTACACTCACTGGCTATACGATGCAGGCAGCAAGTCAAAACTGGTGAGTTTTTATTTTGCTGATGTAGGGTATATATCGTCAATTACCACCggttaataactggccaccttatactaaaaatgaattctattcgcctataaacagaattcataaGGTTGCAATAACTGGCGGTCCTTTAATAACTAGccgtaataggggatattactgcaatgttctgccgccagagtgcaccactactcagtaaattcatagactaacttatacatactgagccttaaactgttttttgacaagttttcacagacaataaaatatgacattgatgcatcaaggcggtttgttaacaagggcctaccggtaaacgcgaaaatcgaaatttagttatctgcctctttatcgctcgaatatgcaagagtgatagagagattagataacgaaatttcgattttcttgtttcgcggtaggccatgtgattgacgtgacgtgtgatgtgtcaatgtggtttgtttactgtatgtgccacaaaggtgccacccacgcagagctttgcctaatattccctattaacgAATTACCCTATTAGTTTTTTGTTCACCATTCGTTTCAAGGGAACTTATGCacgtaatataatttaatatttagtaGTACCTATGGGTAGTAGGAATAGGTAcctgaagaaaaacatcgtgagaaatTGGAAGGTCAAATGGGGTCAAaccctgaaagggataagtcAATAAGAGAGCTGTCAAGAGAGTTAAACTGGAATGAACTGTCGTCTGTGGTATTACCGGACCGATACAGCTTTCAGACCTGCAAGAATAGAGCGTACACTAACTCCCATCTTAagtgccggcaacgcacttacaaagTTACAACCCCTATGGTGTGGCGGGTGTACATGGCCTCCATGGGcaacggtaatcgcttaccatcaggcgaccGTCTGCTCTTTTGCCtcttatatcataaaaaaccggacaagtgcgagtcggactcgcccaccgagggttccgtactttttagtatttgttgttatagcggcaacagaaatacatcatctgtgaaaatttcaactgcctagctatcacggttcatgagatacagcctggtgacagacggacggacggacggacagcggagtcttagtaatagggtcccgtgtttaccctttgggtacggaaccctaaaaaagacgtGCAAATCACAACGTAGGAATGAAGCGAGTAATAATTACACACTACGTTATTTACATGCCCCtcttagcaaaaaaaaaaatgcagaaagtgtattgtaggtacagtcacctgcaataatatgttactcttcgaaggacgcaaaaatatgtgacacgctcttatggctctacaaatacgatcgtgtcagatgtttttgcggccttcgttgtgtaacatattattgcgggTGACTGTACCATTGCCCACAccgttaactgtacatcggtggaccttatgcgctttgtaataaggtccaccacgGGGTGTTGCTGTTTATACAAATAATCAAATAACCCACAGTGTCGAACCACGTATAGTGACAATATTTTCTCTGATAAGCCTTACCTCCTGAGTCCCCGAGGCCATTATAAAGGAtccaaatcgaattttgaattaaaatggaatagaagaagattccaaattcaaaactgcaataatgacaAGGGGGACTCAGGAGGCTAAGATACAAGTAGGAAGTACCTCAAGTATCCTACTTGGCCAAGAATTATGCTTTTGGAGTCACAGCGCATAATATGGCTAAAATCCGCTTCAGGAGAGTTTTAGTGCTCGACATTGGTTTGACATTCTACCCTTAATTTCTCAGTTCTAGAGCAAATAGACTGCGAGCGTCTCGCGAAGACCGTGAACAAGCGGGCAGTGATCCTCACCAAGTTTATGCTGTCCAACTTGGTGGAAGCAGTAGCGCAGCTCCTAGCCGACACCACGCTTCTGAACACCTTGACCCTGGAGGGAGTACCCTTGAGGATACCTTACTTGAATCCGCTAAGTGACGTACGAAAGGATGAAAacgatttttaaatttttgatattttataagTAGGCTATAGATCTTTGTACGTGATTCGCCTATCTATTTACTTTAAATATATAGCAAGACACCAATCATTCTAATAGTTTTTTAAACGAcagaatttaatattaacgatATTTCCACACCTTATAAATATGTACGCCTTGCATGATGGGGTTTTCcgatctaatctaatctaatgtGCGTATATATCTATATGTAATTCACCACTGTAAAAATTAAGGAAAAGCAAGAACCAACCTATCTACGACACATGtctcattattattatattttatcctgAAGTCTCGCCTCTAGGTTCTTCTGAGCAACAGCTCCCTGAGCCACCTGGCGCTGCCACGCTGCCTGATCGGCGACGCGGGATGCCTGGCCATCTGCAAGGCGGTGCGATGTCTTCCCAACATCCTGACTCTCGACTTGTCCGGCTGTGAGTTGTCGCCGCTTGGGGCGTCCTACATCGCCGACTTAATCAAGGTGAGTTATAGGCGTTGTAGCTAGACATTGTCTGGTCCTCGACAGCTTCCGCTAGCTTCTAAAAATTTAAACAGGCCTTTTCCCTTTTTTAAACCAACAATTTCATTTCAATCAAGACATAATTAGAGCAAAATCATTTGATAAGTAAACTAGTATCTGAATTCCGCGTTCTTGCAACAAAGTCATGGTTGACGAATAGCGGCTAAAAGATTAACCTGAACTGTTTGGCCACAGTACCAAAAGATCAATCGCTACAGCGAGAACTGGGTGCGCACGCTCCGCTACAGGCTTCCGGAGCTGGACGCGATGGCGGGGCTCCGGCGCATCTCGCTGTGCGGCAACCCGCTCGGCGACGCCGGCGCCTCCGCGCTGCTCTCTGTGCTAGCCGACGACTTGTGGATCAAAGGTATGTTTCGTAAGACCGGCACAAGTTGTAGATCTGTTTCTTCGCTATCCGCCCACCGATAAAAGTTCCAGTAGACCTAAATATCTTCCATTTCAGCCGTGGACCTCCAGAATTGCGAGGCGTCAGAGTCGACGGCCACGGCGGCGCTGTTCGCGCTCCAGTCCAACACGACCTTGGTGGTGCTGGATCTCCGCCACAACTCCATTTGCAACGAGTCGCTGGCGAAAGTGCGGGCTGCACTCAGGAAAAATGAGACTGGGGTTGGGGAACAGGTCAGTTACATTTGTTAGGCACTCCCACTGCTAActagtgttggtaggaactcgagtcctttgagtctgaatttgaagaacacggctcgtttttacgagactcGGCGTTAAAAAAACTTCTGAGTCTTTTAAGTCCCGAGTCGAGTCCTATGTTGAGTCTTTTCCTAAATAACAGTAAAGAAATTTAGCGTTATTGTCTGATTTGTGTAAGCTAGTAATCCACAATTTTTACACAAAGACAATGCATTTCGAAATTGTTTGTACAAAAAAATCAAGAGTTCTCTAAAAAGGATTCTATAGTCTCTACAAGGCTCGGGTCAGTTGAAAATAAATCGAGTTTAAACTTAATTATAAGAGTTtgaaaaactgagtcgagtcttgaAGCAGAGGACTTAAAAGCACTCGAGTCCTAACCAACACTACTGCCAACATCGAAATTTAATTTTCTGTTGTCCTATCGCTCTTGTATTATTCTCTGAATCTGTGTCATCATATTGTCATAATCTCGGCCTATGTAATCGGCAGagttaatcaaaaagttaacttcgttaatcgttaatccgttaaataaaaagttaacttcgttaaacgttaaaacgttacttttcaaaagttttaacggaagttaaagttaatcgttaatcgttaactcgaaatcgtaaatatacacaataagaaataaaactaggagaagtaatcataaattttgatttttattaaagactaatctactaattaacgtggtaatcattactaattaataatagcatagccaataaaaatatcattcgctagcatctgccataaatgcatgttccccttcatgaacatgagcatattaaaattgtcgtctgatagcgacgcccgtattggagaaaaaatatcttttcccaccgaaaacaggcgttccacagcagcactcgaaggtatactagtcttatatttgaggcagcgCGGGGCCTTtgtgtgagtaggtacttaagtattaacgattaacggacttaagaaaagttaacggaagttaacaagtccgttacaggtttttaaagttaacttaaaagttaatccgttactcgaaaacttaacttcgttaattaacgattaacggattaacgagttaATGCCCAGCTATGGTAATCGGTCACCCAAATCTTTTCTTCTAACTTATCTTTCAGTATACGTGGCTGAGCAGTGTCAGCATGTGTTCTGGCGATGGCTTCAGGGTGACCAAACCAATCGCCTCCAGGTAATTTGCTGAATATACCTACAAATAAGGGTAGAAAAGTAATACCTAGTCGTGAACTCAAATAAAACCTatgataggtatttaaaataaaacgttttttttttactagaaaTGGAGTCAGCAAAGACCGGATGGGGCTGAACCAGAAGAGTGCACCAATGAAACACACCAGCAACAAAACTACTACCAACAAGAGGGAAAAGTAAGCAGTTGATATAcctaagtacagtcgccatcagatatatcagatatatagtgtttagttttaagtttataaaatacatatgtatgttagtctgtaaggtatttgtaatatgggccttgttgcctgaattaaatttctaaataaataaataaaatatatcggagcggccaaggtgttcacaatatctgaacacgcactcttcTTACATCATTCTCATTGGGTATCAT
It encodes the following:
- the LOC134806394 gene encoding protein Cep78 homolog — protein: MVGKSDAKNSRIFHQSYVKCCKLQNLTPLNTLIPSANGKLLDFCVDRIKYPEWPPILNALSCDLSLHSLAIRCRQQVKTVLEQIDCERLAKTVNKRAVILTKFMLSNLVEAVAQLLADTTLLNTLTLEGVPLRIPYLNPLSDVLLSNSSLSHLALPRCLIGDAGCLAICKAVRCLPNILTLDLSGCELSPLGASYIADLIKYQKINRYSENWVRTLRYRLPELDAMAGLRRISLCGNPLGDAGASALLSVLADDLWIKAVDLQNCEASESTATAALFALQSNTTLVVLDLRHNSICNESLAKVRAALRKNETGVGEQYTWLSSVSMCSGDGFRVTKPIASRNGVSKDRMGLNQKSAPMKHTSNKTTTNKREKDYTDILEQQLQEEVSHRQQLEELNSQLVEQMKQLQQQQLRRWRDAESFGSEPSLEATSRSGSSGSSCSVPIDQSTLSYIQQAFRDIYAFIKNNQCAGDCEHERKERIAEIPESDEEAARASIVPKKAQSTHVKMTELVKVEKITKSAHLLGHIQHIRETMQMVTKPEMIEKQMGDTKNIHNEEQQYLDVLQEMNSSIKSKKGSTISRNSRSSGSLVSDSSDTLVSSSRHGQRAPPSPPPALNPREALYSSSDDSS